One Leishmania donovani BPK282A1 complete genome, chromosome 15 genomic window carries:
- a CDS encoding protein kinase, putative, translated as MNFLGGSLRSGGGHRRDKGFSAKNKVQQYHGDGSESIILVGRPFRVLQKISDVPPPYMVGRQRSTKYGEGGSSYVYLVENTNHLPEFPRHLALKRSFFGVDQVTEAHKEVDIVSHIEDKNIVRVYHSEISRSEGRLGVSIAMEYCSNNLYRRIRSSAGTGPGTRLTEAEICHVMFAVTSAVGYLHAQQPPITHRDIRPENILINNKHAGPTAYKLTNFGNATTEAYQCETREEANMAIADIQMHTNPAFRAPEMADPWSKKRICEKTDMWAMGVLLYYMMYLCLPFDPSTTIGKENWVVTFPSQAMTSYTTSLRVMAEHLLDPDPCSRWDVFALTNYMRFDEDCSRHLGTFCFTKTEWPEGWEEQDVKVLGRAPPPKAPPVSYNEPGHEQLDSRGLSGQERVYGHVNRHQPPDDRGNGRDNAVVDSDAVQEAMIVLGGDPADDDPAVAECRHQIIMEQQEAWRRAKAAAGLRDSPPMEPQESSAAPAPTRANNGAERDVFDDLFASASPTVFPTSQAPPVMSPSAPPATHQPPEKDAFSASDLFSTSAPQLHPSYPMMSTYGQAPQQMAMGGWGSGAPVMGGGGYPMQQPQNQQQASWGYGVSNANNYAPPPPPPQQQQPFTNFLAPVPGQQPGQQPSQQPETSQPPTARATAKRDPFADLFN; from the coding sequence ATGAACTTCCTCGGCGGCTCTCttcgcagcggtggcggccaccgcaGGGACAAAGGATTCTCTGCCAAGAACAAGGTGCAGCAGTaccacggcgacggcagcgagtcGATTATCCTCGTGGGCCGCCCGTTTCGCGTCCTGCAGAAGATCAGCgacgtgccgccgccctaCATGGTAGGCCGTCAGCGCTCCACGAAAtacggcgagggcggcagctCGTACGTGTACCTGGTGGAGAACACGAACCACCTGCCCGAGTTCCCGCGGCATCTGGCCCTGAAGCGATCATTCTTCGGGGTGGACCAGGTCACGGAGGCGCACAAGGAGGTCGATATCGTCTCTCACATAGAGGACAAGAATattgtgcgcgtgtaccACAGCGAAATCTCGCGCAGTGAGGGACGCCTCGGCGTCAGCATCGCGATGGAATACTGCTCCAACAACCTTTAccgccgcatccgcagcagcgccggcaccggcccCGGAACCCGGCTGACCGAGGCCGAGATTTGCCATGTCATGTTCGCTGTGACGAGCGCTGTCGGGTacctgcacgcgcagcagccgcccaTCACGCACCGCGACATCCGCCCCGAGAACATCCTCATCAACAACAAGCACGCCGGCCCCACCGCGTACAAGCTGACAAACTTCGGCAACGCCACCACGGAGGCGTACCAGTGCGAAAcccgcgaggaggcgaacaTGGCGATTGCAGATATTCAGATGCACACAAACCCAGCCTTCCGCGCGCCGGAGATGGCGGACCCGTGGAGCAAGAAGCGCATCTGCGAGAAGACAGACATGTGGGCAATGGGCGTGCTGCTCTACTACATGATGTACCTGTGTCTCCCCTTCGACCCAAGCACCACCATTGGCAAGGAGAACTGGGTTGTCACTTTCCCCTCGCAAGCGATGACTTCCTACACAACGTCGCTGCGGGTCATGGCCGAGCACCTGCTGGACCCCGACCCGTGCTCCCGCTGGGACGTCTTCGCGCTAACCAACTACATGCGCTTCGACGAGGACTGCAGCCGTCACCTCGGCACCTTCTGCTTCACCAAGACCGAGTGGCCGGAAGGGTGGGAGGAGCAGGACGTGAAGGTTCTGGGGCGCGCCCCACCGCCGAAGGCACCGCCAGTCTCGTACAACGAGCCCGGGCACGAGCAACTGGACAGCCGCGGCCTCAGCGGCCAAGAACGCGTCTACGGCCACGTCAACAGACATCAACCCCCCGATGACCGCGGAAACGGCAGAGATAACGCTGTCGTCGACAGCGATGCGGTGCAGGAAGCAATGATAgtcctcggcggcgaccCAGCGGACGACGACCCCGCGGTGGCGGAGTGCCGTCATCAGATCATCATGGAGCAGCAGGAAGCGTGGAGGCgcgccaaggcggcggccggtCTCCGAGACTCCCCGCCAATGGAGCCTCaggagagcagcgcggcgccggcacccaCCAGGGCGAACAACGGGGCCGAGAGGGACGTCTTTGACGACCTCTTTGCCAGTGCGTCGCCGACAGTGTTCCCAACTTCTCAGGCCCCGCCTGTCATGAGTCCCTCAGCTCCGCCCGCGACTCATCAGCCGCCGGAGAAGGACGCATTCAGCGCCAGTGATCTCTTCAGTActtcggcgccgcagctACACCCGTCGTACCCAATGATGAGCACCTATGGCCAAGCGCCACAGCAGATGGCGATGGGCGGCTGGGGTAGTGGAGCGCCTGTGATGGGGGGTGGCGGGTACCCAATGCAACAGCCTCAGAACCAGCAGCAGGCCTCGTGGGGATACGGCGTTAGCAACGCGAACAACtacgctcctcctcctcctcctccgcagcagcagcagccattCACGAACTTTCTGGCCCCTGTGCCGGGCCAGCAGCCGGGCCAGCAGCCGAGCCAGCAGCCGGAAACAAGCCAGCCACCCACGGCCCGGGCGACAGCCAAGAGGGACCCCTTCGCCGATCTCTTCAACTAA